A region from the Leptospirillum ferriphilum ML-04 genome encodes:
- a CDS encoding DUF502 domain-containing protein, translated as MDWFESRKKKIEASLRTRFLTGLVIILPAALSLYIFYRIFDFLDSFFDPLLIRFFGRTIPGLGVVLLLLLIFFAGTLATNVFGNRILQFVENGMSRIPVFKKLYATLKTMVESFSPSGTRGFRKVVLAEYPAQGTYTLGFLTGWVRLDDSPQRYASVFFPSNNLYIGVNSLLPPERVRVTNIPIEEGMKLILSGGLSLPERLETETLEMKTDMNSSGDRHDL; from the coding sequence GTGGACTGGTTTGAATCACGGAAAAAAAAGATTGAGGCGTCCCTCCGCACCCGTTTCCTGACGGGTCTTGTGATCATCCTGCCGGCGGCTCTCTCCCTGTATATCTTTTACCGGATTTTTGATTTTCTGGATTCCTTTTTCGACCCCCTTCTGATCCGGTTCTTTGGAAGGACCATCCCCGGCCTCGGGGTCGTTCTCCTGCTCCTTTTGATTTTCTTTGCCGGAACATTGGCAACGAATGTCTTCGGGAACCGCATTCTCCAGTTCGTCGAAAACGGGATGTCGCGGATTCCTGTTTTCAAAAAGCTCTATGCCACCCTGAAAACGATGGTGGAATCCTTTTCCCCTTCGGGAACCCGCGGGTTCCGGAAGGTGGTGCTGGCCGAGTACCCTGCCCAGGGAACATATACACTGGGTTTCCTGACGGGGTGGGTTCGTCTGGACGATTCCCCGCAACGGTATGCGTCGGTTTTCTTTCCGAGCAACAACCTGTATATCGGGGTGAACTCTCTTTTGCCTCCGGAACGGGTCAGGGTGACAAACATACCGATCGAGGAGGGGATGAAACTGATTTTGTCCGGAGGTCTTTCCCTTCCCGAACGGCTGGAAACAGAAACGCTGGAGATGAAAACGGACATGAACTCTTCGGGAGACAGGCATGATCTTTGA